Below is a window of Agrobacterium vitis DNA.
GCACCGTGCCGCTTCTGACCACACTGAGCACCGCCTCCAATGCGCTGGAAGCCTTTTTCATCATCATCGCGGCGCTGGTCATCGTCTCCGGCTATACCGCCATCAACGCGGTGGTGAAGGCGGAATTGTTTCCAACCGGGGTTCGGGCGCTGGGCGTCGGCCTGCCCTACGCTCTCACCGTGTCGATCTTCGGTGGCACAGCCGAATATGTCGCATTATGGTTCAAGCAGGCTGGCCATGAGAGCTGGTTCTACTGGTATGTGTCAGGATGTATTGCGGTCTCGCTGATTGTCTATGCCGTGATGCCGGATACGAAAAAAACCTCCCATATCGACAGAGAAGCAGTGTGAGCGGCGCGCAATGACTCCAAACCTCCAGGGAATGGACCTGAATAGCCATGAAAAACCCCGCCCGGCATAGCCTGGGCGGGGTAACCATAGGTTGGGGACCAACGATCCGGCTCCGTAGGGGGGTCGAAACCCTCACATCAGCCCCACTGACGAACGAGTGACGAACCGATAAGTTCCCGATCATTCATCTAGGATTTCCTTAATGATCCTGTTTTATTTTAACGGGACTTAAAAGCCATGGCTCTTTCGGGATTTTTGGATCGATTATACGATTTTAAATCGTCATGGCAGCATGCAGACACGCTTCGCGCAACGGCCGCGATAACCACACAATCATGCCTCATGCGGGAGGAGGCCCATCATGACCAAACCGAGCTTTCGGTTCACTCATTACGATCTGAAGGAATTGCGGGCGGGCACCATTCTGGAAGTCCAGTTGAATGCCATCAACAACGTCCGACTGATGACCGCCAGCAATTTCCAACGCTTCAAGGAAGGGCTGGATTACAAATTTGCGGGCGGCGTCGCGAAGAAAGCCCCGGTCAAAATCGTCGTTCCCGAGCAAGCCCATTGGCATCTGATCGTCGATATGGAAGGCCACCATGGCCTGGCGGAATCATCCGTAAAGATGGTCGCACCGCCAGTGAAATCCAAAAAGGCAAGCTGAAACACTATATCGGCTCAAGCGCGAGCAGCCCTCAACACATCATGGGCGGCCTGCATGTCTACGAAACGCGCCGCGCTGCGCGCTTCTGCTTCCATATCGCTGCCCCAGTGCTCATCTGTCCAGTTTTCATCCAGATGGGCGAGATCCCAGGCTTCAAGCAGGCTCAGATGGCCATCGGCCAGCGCCAGCGCCAGGATAGCGGACCCCGTCAGCGTCGTCATCACGTGCAGGCTGGCGAGCGCCACACCATCGCGGTACCGCTGCAATGCCCGCTCGAAAGCCTCGGCTGCCTCTGATGGCTGCGGTTGATGAATGATGCCGCTGGTCTGAAGAACCCGTGCGCCATGCGTCTCGGCAAGCCAGTCCAAAACCGGATCCCATTTAACACTCTGACGCTCCACCAGTTCCTGAGGCGCATCGGCCCGGTAGCACAGCATGTCATTGCCGCAGAACCGGACGATATCATCCAGCACCTCTTGTGTATTGGCGCTGACAGCATCAAGCGCCGTATTGACAAGCCGGGTGACCGGCATCGTCGCGGGGTCAATCACCTCAGCCTGCGCATGCCATTCGGCAGCAACCAAAGCAGCCAGAGGCTCTGTCGGCAGCACGAGGGCGTTGCGGGCCGGCGTCTTGACCGCCTTGCCATCCAGAAGCACCGCATGACCGTCCTGCCCTGCTGCAATGGTCACGTCTTGATAGAAGCGCTTTGGCAAGGGCTTTTTCATCTGGATCTGCGCCCGGCGCACCGGATCGGGATCACTCAATTCAGGCGTCAAGCCCTCGAAAATATCACGCATGATGGTCACTCACAAAATATGGGCAAGAAGCGCGTCGGCCCGGTCTACGACGAAATGCGCACCGCTGGCCTTCAACTGATCGGTGCTGGCGCTGCCCCAACTGACACCGATCGCCTTGACACCGGCGCTTCTGGCCATTTGCATATCGTAGATCGCGTCACCAATCACCACGGTGTCTTTCAAATCCATGCCGGTTTCATCGCAGCACTCCGTCACCATGGCCGGATGCGGTTTGGACGGGCAATCGTCCGCCGTGCGCGACACGGCGAAATAGGACTGAAAGCCGTGGGCGTCGAGAACATAATTCAAGCCGCGCCGGGATTTGCCGGTCACGGCCCCAATCAGGATCTCGTCTTCCGCAGCCAGCCGCTCGATGAATGCTCGAATACCGTCAAATAGCGGTTCGCTATAGCCCGGTGCTTGGCGCACCTCGGTAAACAGTGATTTGTAATGGTCCCGCATGGCCATAGCTTCGTCATCGACATGCTGCTTGCCGTCGATGCGGGCGATGGCGATGTCCAGCGTCAGGCCCATGATGCTTTTGGTCGCATCAAGCGTCGGCTCCGGCTTGCCGAAAGCAAGAAACGTACGGCGCATGCTCTCGTGAATGGTCCCCGCGCTGTCGATCAAGGTGCCGTCGCAATCGAACAGGACCAGTTTCATTTGTCCTGCTCCTTAGATGCTAAAACCTGCCGTAATAGCGTTGAATTTTCCCGTAGCGCCTCGGAATTTTCCCGCAAAGCTTGCATGTGCTGTTCGGTCAAGACTATGGCTTTCCCTTGACGCCCACGAATCGAAACAAATCCATAGATTAAGAATCCGACTAAGAATAAAGGAATGAGGTAGTTAGCAACGGCATCCATTACAAGCGATCTTTCTAAAAATCTCCGCCATTTTCCATGTCGAGGCCCAGAAGGTTCCAGGTCTGCACCATATGCGGCGGCAAGGGCGCAGTGATGCGCAGGCGGCCGCCATCGGGATGGGGAATATCGATATGGCGGGCATGCAGATGCAGCCGCTTCTGGACGCCGCCGGGGAAATCCCAGTTGGGATCGTCGATATAATATTTCGGATCACCGATGATCGGATGGCCGATATGCAGGGCGTGGAGGCGCAGCTGATGGGTACGGCCCGTATAGGGCTCCATTTCCAGCCAGGCGAGGCTTTGCGCCGCTGTTTCCAGCACACGGTAATAGGAAACGGCGTGATCGGCGCCGTCTTCGCCGTGGCGGGCGATGCGCATGCGGTCGCCGTCTTCGGTCTGTTCTTTGACCACCCAGGTGGAGATCTTATCGTCATGCTTGCGCGGCACGCCCTTGACCAGCGCCCAATAGGTCTTCTTGGTGTCGCGCTCACGAAACGCTGCTGTCAGTTTCTGGGCGGCGCCACGGGTGCGGGCGACGACGAGCACGCCTGACGTATCGCGGTCGAGGCGATGCACGAGACGCGGCTTTTCGCCCTTCTTGCTGGTCCAGGCTTCGAGCATCTGGTCGATATGGCGATTGAGGCCGGAGCCGCCCTGCACGGCCAGACCGGCTGGCTTGTTCAGGACGAAGACTTTTTCATCCTCATGCAACAGCATGCGCGCCAGCAATTCACCGTCGCCAGCATGTTTCAGATCATGGGAGGCAATCGGCCCGGATTTCGGCGTCTTGGCATCAACATCCATCGGCGGCACACGCACCACCTGGCCGGGCTGCACGCGGGCATCGGTTTTCACCCGGCCGCCATCGACGCGGACCTGGCCGGAGCGCATCAGCTTTTGCAAGGGACCGAAGCCGAGGCCCGGATAGTGGATCTTGAACCAGCGGTCGAGGCGCATGCCCGCCTCGTCTGGACCGACGGTAATGTGTTCTATGCCTGCCATAAGGACGTCTTTCGTTCCCTTGGGCGCGCGCGCGCCAAACCCTGTCAATTCACTTAGAGTTTGTCAGGTTCATACTGAACCAGACAGATTCTAGCTTTTTTTGTTTTCGTTTGTCTTTTCGGGAAAACCGGTTTCCACGTTTCCCTGACAAACTCTATGGGCTGGCTTTACCCCATTTCTGCGCCCGTGTGAAACCGCGATTGCGAAAAAACCCCGGAATCCGAAAAGCCATCAGAAAAGCCAGCGACCAACGGCAAGTCCCGCAAACACAGCGCCAATGCCTAAGCCGATACTGGCAGCCACATAAGAGACTGGCCAAAGAAGGTCGCCGCGTTCCGCCAGACTGACCGTATCCAGCATGAAGGCCGAAAACGTGGTGAAGCCGCCGAGCAAACCGGTGATCAGCAGCATGCGCAGATCGGCTGACGCATCAAACTTGCGGGCAATCATTTCGGCAAACAAACCGATGCAGAAAGACCCGATGAGATTGACCGAAAACGTACCGCAGGGAAGAAACGGACCGAATAGCCTGATTGTGACGATGCCGATCCAATATCGCAACACCGACCCAACCGCGCCGCCAAGGGCGACATATATCATGTCTTTCATCGTTTTCCGGGCCTCGCTTCTTTCCTGCATCCCTTTGTGCGTCACCCGGCGGAACGGGCAAAGAAAAAATCAACGCAGTTTACAGCTTTCCCGGCATGTTTTTCTCAACATAAATCGCTTGAATCCGGTCGTTCTTTAAAATGCGATTCATTTATTTAAGGCACGATAGAATTTGTAGTGATGAAATGGCAACAGCTAAACAGATCATGTGAGTGCCATGGTTCAAGTCCTTTCGGTTTCGGCCACCACGGCTGGCTACATTTCCGATACGTTGAAGCCGGTGCAAAAACCAGGCCGCTCAACCTATGTCGAACAGATCAGCCGGCAGATCAGCGTCAAGAAAGAACTTGCCAAGACGCAAAGCATTAACCGCACGGCCATCGAAACCCTGCGGGATAGCTCGGCCATCGGCCTGCACTTCATGAAGGCGGGTGAAAACAAACATCCCCGCGCCAGCCTGGAAGAAACCAAACAGGCCTACCAGGAATCCGAGGACGCCGGTCTCAAAGCGTAACCAAGCCTGAAAGCTTAAGACCGAGCTTCGCGTTCCAAGTGCCCGATACACCCCTACCGGAACAACATCAGACATTCCGCGTTTGTCATCGACGCTGCATGCTGTTGGGCGCAAGTGCGCATGAGTTACAGAATGCAGCGTATAGACCTGGCGCATGATGCCCTCAACCGATCTGGTCCAAGGGATGATGCTGCATAAAGGAGGTTCGCGATGCATAACGACGCTAAAGCCCGTAACGCTGTCGAACACACGGAAAAACCAATTCCTGCCGGAACGAAGTCTGGCAACACCGGACAAGCGGCTGATAATCTTCCAGCCGGACCGCATTCCAAGGAACATTTGATCGACCGGGAGAAAACACCCGGCAGCGGAACTCTGCCGGGGCAACAAGATGGGCCAAATGTCGATGCCGGAACCGGTTGATGTGAGTGTTCCAAAAAAACAAGCCGACAGGTCTCGAATGGTGAACGAAATCAAACCATTATCGAAATGAATTGGCGCCGCGTCCTTTGGCGCGGCGTTTTACCTGCCGCGTATCGTCATCACCGGCATCGCCAGTTCGAGCTTGCCAGCCTTCTCGAAGGTTAGCGTTACCGGTACAGTCTGGTTCGCCTTAAAGGGCATCTGCACACCCATGAACATCAGATGGTAACCGCCCGGTTCCATTTTCAATGTGGCTCCTGGGGCAATGACAAAACCATCTGGTATTTTTCGCATTTTCATGATCGTGCCTTGCATGACCATTTCATGCAATTCCGCCCGCGTGGCACGCGGTGACGAGATTGCGATCAGCTTATCTTCTACGGGGCCGTTATTGGTGATCGTCACAAAACCGCCGCCAATCGGCTGTCCCGGGATCATTGCTTTCAAATAGCCATCGCTGATCTTAAGAGATCCCAGTGTCGCGGTAATCGCCTGTGCGGGCGCAGCCGTCTCACCCTGTGCCGTCATGGCGGCATGATCCATCTCTTGTGCCGCGACGCCGCCGGCGGCAAGCATGATGACAATGGCTGAGGCTAAAAATGTTTTGGTCATTATTGTCTTCCTCTCTCCCAAGCCTCCCGGCGGTAATCTCCGTTGCGCCGATAAGCAATTTTTCTGGAACCTGAGCGAATTGGCGAGGGAAAGCAAGAGGCGTCTGCGCCCTGCTCCCTTTCCGCAGGCTGTATAATTATATTGCTTTATCACTGTCTTTGCACGTGCATTTGCCTTGGATCAAACCGCGCAACGCTGCGACAAAAATTTGGCTTAGAACGACCGGTGGCACTTGCCAAGCGCCCCCCACTCCGGATAATTGCGCCATCACCTTGTAGGGAGAATCCGGTTCAGTCCGGTGCCGAAGGAGCAACCGCCCCGGAAACTCTCAGGCAAACGGACCACAAGGCGTAAACTGCACTCTGGAGAGAGGTTTGATTGCAAAATCAGGCCGCGCCGAAGGGATAACAATCTCAGGCAAACGGACAGAGGGGGCTCATGAACCGGCACAGCCGTGCCTGAATTTGAGCCTATGCGCGCTGCGCATGACAGTGGAGACGCCTCTTGGACGACCATCTCGCCCTCAAACGCACCCCCCTTTATGATCTTCACCTGTCGCTTGGTGCCCGCATGGTGGGTTTTGCTGGCTATGACATGCCGGTGCAATATCCCGCAGGCGTGTTGAAAGAGCATTTGCACACCCGCGCCAACGCTGGCCTGTTTGATGTGTCCCACATGGGGCAAGTTCTGCTGAAGCCAAAATCCGGCAAGGTGGAAGATGCGGCGCTTGCGCTGGAAACACTGGTTCCGGTGGATATTCTGGCCCTCAAAGAAGGTCGCC
It encodes the following:
- a CDS encoding DUF1883 domain-containing protein; protein product: MTKPSFRFTHYDLKELRAGTILEVQLNAINNVRLMTASNFQRFKEGLDYKFAGGVAKKAPVKIVVPEQAHWHLIVDMEGHHGLAESSVKMVAPPVKSKKAS
- a CDS encoding ATP12 family chaperone protein, with the translated sequence MRDIFEGLTPELSDPDPVRRAQIQMKKPLPKRFYQDVTIAAGQDGHAVLLDGKAVKTPARNALVLPTEPLAALVAAEWHAQAEVIDPATMPVTRLVNTALDAVSANTQEVLDDIVRFCGNDMLCYRADAPQELVERQSVKWDPVLDWLAETHGARVLQTSGIIHQPQPSEAAEAFERALQRYRDGVALASLHVMTTLTGSAILALALADGHLSLLEAWDLAHLDENWTDEHWGSDMEAEARSAARFVDMQAAHDVLRAARA
- a CDS encoding HAD-IA family hydrolase, translated to MKLVLFDCDGTLIDSAGTIHESMRRTFLAFGKPEPTLDATKSIMGLTLDIAIARIDGKQHVDDEAMAMRDHYKSLFTEVRQAPGYSEPLFDGIRAFIERLAAEDEILIGAVTGKSRRGLNYVLDAHGFQSYFAVSRTADDCPSKPHPAMVTECCDETGMDLKDTVVIGDAIYDMQMARSAGVKAIGVSWGSASTDQLKASGAHFVVDRADALLAHIL
- a CDS encoding RluA family pseudouridine synthase, which produces MAGIEHITVGPDEAGMRLDRWFKIHYPGLGFGPLQKLMRSGQVRVDGGRVKTDARVQPGQVVRVPPMDVDAKTPKSGPIASHDLKHAGDGELLARMLLHEDEKVFVLNKPAGLAVQGGSGLNRHIDQMLEAWTSKKGEKPRLVHRLDRDTSGVLVVARTRGAAQKLTAAFRERDTKKTYWALVKGVPRKHDDKISTWVVKEQTEDGDRMRIARHGEDGADHAVSYYRVLETAAQSLAWLEMEPYTGRTHQLRLHALHIGHPIIGDPKYYIDDPNWDFPGGVQKRLHLHARHIDIPHPDGGRLRITAPLPPHMVQTWNLLGLDMENGGDF
- the crcB gene encoding fluoride efflux transporter CrcB; amino-acid sequence: MKDMIYVALGGAVGSVLRYWIGIVTIRLFGPFLPCGTFSVNLIGSFCIGLFAEMIARKFDASADLRMLLITGLLGGFTTFSAFMLDTVSLAERGDLLWPVSYVAASIGLGIGAVFAGLAVGRWLF
- a CDS encoding copper chaperone PCu(A)C; translation: MLSLANSLRFQKNCLSAQRRLPPGGLGERKTIMTKTFLASAIVIMLAAGGVAAQEMDHAAMTAQGETAAPAQAITATLGSLKISDGYLKAMIPGQPIGGGFVTITNNGPVEDKLIAISSPRATRAELHEMVMQGTIMKMRKIPDGFVIAPGATLKMEPGGYHLMFMGVQMPFKANQTVPVTLTFEKAGKLELAMPVMTIRGR